From the genome of Metarhizium brunneum chromosome 4, complete sequence, one region includes:
- the vht1 gene encoding Vitamin H transporter 1 encodes MAPWQTATGSAAEPSALRVKAADAGSVAVGDFSQAGSRQDHGELQQYDYDVETVERVYRKLDWRIIPPFWCLYFLCSAIRSNIGIAQTMNVSDRHDLMSVLHMTPKDTSTALALFYVSYVIFDLPSNLVMSRLNPRVWMARIVFATSLVGTCFAAVQSVWSLKLLRFLLGMVIAGMWPGMAYYLTLFYPPSRTGKRIGMYFTASQVSAAVVGLVSAGFQLMDSLGGLTGFRWMFLIYGLVGIVLSFTLLWWLPDRPLAPGQVRHRSKWLSWLPHSPEALTGDDATIHYQDLRRVYHPRPWTIRDLVEVLLDWRLWPLTLMYFGVVGVGIGTQLYGSVIIAAIQPTASAITVSLLFAPIWIIDLIAIIIVTPLSDRFHRLRAAFFSAAACIQIAGLLVTTFAVDGWARYSGLLMVGFGLGPTVPICMAWTSETFQRRHGEVGVAAATALVSGLGNLGSITTTYALYAGWPEDAMEGRHRFRKSNLVMVGILGLSIASALVMAVLLRMFGNPPSTKLDNDVLNEPEDGAARREAHQPSSLTLRGIMTNLFNSLAEQQQPEGAESSGDNAPTPSLVQ; translated from the exons ATGGCTCCATGGCAGACGGCCACAGGCTCGGCCGCAGAGCCATCTGCCCTCCGAGTCAAGGCAGCTGATGCGGGCAGCGTAGCCGTCGGCGACTTCTCCCAGGCAGGAAGCCGTCAGGATCACGGCGAGTTGCAGCAATACGATTATGATGTTGAGACGGTGGAACGAGTGTACAG GAAACTCGACTGGAGGATTATTCCAC CATTCTGGTGTCTCTACTTTTTGTGCTCGGCCATCCGTTCTAACATTGGCATCGCGCAGACCATGAACGTCAGTGACCGCCACGACCTCATGTCAGTCTTGCACATGACACCCAAAGACACGTCAACCGCCCTGGCTCTGTTCTATGTCTCCTATGTCATCTTCGACCTCCCGTCCAATCTCGTCATGAGCAGACTCAATCCACGCGTGTGGATGGCCCGAATCGTCTTTGCCACCAGTCTTGTTGGGACCTGCTTCGCGGCAGTTCAAAGTGTATGGagcttgaagctgctgcggTTCTTGCTCGGCATGGTCATTGCCGGTATGTGGCCCGGCATGGCCTATTACCTGACCCTATTCTATCCTCCCTCTAGGACAGGCAAGAGAATCGGCATGTACTTTACTGCCTCACAGGTATCTGCCGCCGTCGTTGGTCTTGTATCGGCAGGTTTTCAGCTTATGGATAGTCTTGGCGGGCTGACTGGCTTTCGCTGGATGTTCCTAATTTACGGACTGGTTGGTATTGTCTTGAGCTTCACGCTGCTCTGGTGGCTGCCCGATCGTCCCTTGGCTCCCGGACAGGTGCGACACCGGTCAAAATGGCTTAGCTGGTTGCCACATTCGCCCGAGGCTCTCACCGGAGATGATGCAACTATTCATTATCAAGATTTGCGTCGAGTCTACCACCCCAGGCCGTGGACAATCAGGGATCTTGTCGAGGTACTCCTAGACTGGCGACTGTGGCCTCTGACGCTAATGTACTTTGGAGTCGTTGGTGTCGGTATTGGAACCCAATTATACGGCTCCGTCATTATCGCGGCAATTCAGCCCACGGCAAGTGCAATTACAGTAAGCTTACTGTTTGCACCCATTTGGATC ATTGATCTCATTGCAATCATCATTGTCACGCCCCTCTCAGACCGCTTCCACCGCCTCCGagccgccttcttctccgccgcaGCCTGCATCCAAATTGCCGGGCTCCTCGTCACCACATTCGCCGTTGACGGATGGGCCCGATACAGCGGTCTGCTCATGGTCGGCTTCGGCCTTGGCCCTACGGTGCCGATTTGCATGGCATGGACCTCCGAAACCTTCCAGCGTCGACACGGCGAGGTCGGAGTCGCCGCAGCCACGGCCCTTGTTTCGGGCTTGGGAAACTTGGGTAGCATAACAACAACCTATGCCCTCTACGCAGGCTGGCCTGAAGATGCGATGGAAGGCCGGCACCGGTTCCGCAAGAGCAACCTTGTCATGGTTGGCATTCTGGGTCTCAGCATCGCCAGCGCGTTAGTCATGGCGGTGCTGCTGCGAATGTTTGGTAACCCGCCTAGCACGAAGCTTGACAACGACGTATTGAACGAGCCTGAGGACGGTGCTGCCAGACGAGAAGCGCATCAACCATCGAGCTTGACACTTCGGGGGATAATGACCAACCTCTTCAACAGTCTCG ccgagcagcagcagcccgaAGGCGCCGAGAGTAGCGGTGACAACGCTCCTACGCCATCATTGGTGCAGTAa